GTACAACATTACTATTCCAATGCCTCTCACTCTGTTCAGTTTCATACTATTTTGAAGAACGTCTAGGTGTATTTTCATATACCACTACACAACACACGAATGACTACCCAAGTGTCAAAACATCATCTTTGGTCCACTTAGGAATAGTGTACAAGTTTTTGCTGTAGTGTCCATCATTTTTCCCGCCCAGGTTGCCGCAAATAAGAATCATAGCAATTAGCAAGTGTTAATTATTCAGGTCGCAAATCATGTTGGAGCTAGCTGTCTATGTCCCATGTAAAAAGTTGCCATAATGAGTTCccaatttatagtttttatagCAGTATACTCAGTATTTGTCAATTTACAGCTTAGTACTTGGTCACTCAGTTCCATTCCATTTTTATGAttctttttgtttataaaattcaatttttaagattctAGTCCGAAGTTTTTCATTTCCATCCGTTCCATAGGAGGGAAGAAGGGGTCAAATGTAAATTCCATCTCCTTATTTTAATAATGGAATCTGTTGTGATAACTCCCTGCACCAAACACCTGCAATATCaaactacaattaaacaaattaaattaaattaaacgaaaataaaataaaataaataaaaggaacaaTAAAATATACCTTGCACCAAACGCAAAGCATATGGACCAACGATAACGGAGAGTTCACGGCGGCAACGAAACCGCAATTCGACGTAACAAACGACGGAAACGGAAACCACGGCAAGTATAACATAATCGTCAACAACGCAACTTGATCCACCACTTGTTCATTTGAGTTTAGATGATTAGAATCACGTCGCAAATCAAATTAATCCGAAATGTAATTTCGATTCAATTTAAGTTtcttttttctaattaaatttCCATTCACAAAAATTAAACTGTCCAAAATTCTCCTTCAATATTCCATAGCAAATTTCATGTACAAAATTATCCAGTATCACAGATCTATGTCGGAATTATCGATCGCTCCGGAGGCGCTGCTTCTCCGATAATGAATGCCGGCGGCGCTGGTACTCCGATTGTGAATGTCGGAGGCGCTGCTTCTTCGATTTCTAATGCCGGCGGCGGAGTAGCAATTTCTTCAGGAACAGTTGCGCGGCAAAATCGAACCTGTAAATAGAAGAGGAAACAAAATATTTCACAGATCTTGTTCCTCATTCATCAGCCTTGGACATGACGGAGAGACGACTCGGTCTAGATTCAAACGCCGATCTCCTCTTCTGCTGATGCGAAGAAGGACGAATCAAAGCGGTCAATGCTCGTTTCACCCACTCGCCTTCAACTCCTCCGATTCTCACCAGGGAATTCTTCATCGCCGATCTACGCATGTTAAGCCGGTTTGACGGATACGAATCGGAATGATGGATCGAATTTGAACCGCTGTTTTTGTGGAGACTACACCGGAACGAACCAGGATGCGTCGTCGGCGAACACATACATGTCTTCTTCTGGATTGAGTTGTGGTTGTGGTGGTGATTCTTCTGGCTGATGACGTGGCTTGGAACGGTTCGGTTTGGAGATATGGACCGATGATCGATTGAAAACCGGAAATTCGAAACTGAACCGGTGGTTAAGTTGACACGTGTGGGTGATGCCGATCGGTGGTGATGGTTGTTAGTGTGAGCGTGTGGTTTATTGAAGAAAGTGGAAGCGGTTGTGGAAGAAGCGAAGTTTGGTGATTGAGACGAAAACGGTGCGTTTGATGTGGAATAAGAATAGAAGTTACTAGAAGGTTTATTATTAGGTTTCGCTCTTGATGATGAAGAAGCCATTGAAGATTAATGAGGGTATAAAGGGAATTATGAaaatgttttcttctttttatactAGGTCCCGTCGAGGAGCTGGTTCGGCAAACCTAGCGAGTATTTGAGGCTGGTTTTATAGCGTTTAATGGGAAAGGATGAAAGAGGGGAAGGGTGTTATCGTGATTAACGAAGTTGAGTTGGGTAACTTTACCATGGTTAATGAGGTTGGTTAAGTGTGGCGTGAAGAACGAGTTTGGGGGATGGATTAGATTCTGATCTAACGGCCGATTTGATGCGACGTTGTTGCAGAAAACGACGATAGTTTGGTCTTTGGTCATGTCcataattaaaaacaacaattgataaaaaaaattgtaaaagtaattttttaaccttttttcaaatacaatcttaattaatattatttattttttaatatgaaaaatcataccgaatatattaatataaaaatgatattttaattttttatataaaatgaatatattaattatactacaatttttttaatcaaaaataattttacaatacaatttatatttaaagacgGGTGTAGTATTATAGTTAATATCTATACGTagttttaaactttaatttttatcgatatataaagttgatttttattttaaaattcaataatttcaattaagataatttttggctgttatttttatcttaatttgaaaagaaataaGTACTCGTCATAAGTAGggtgttaaaaaaaatcaaaaattgaaccaaactaCCGAACCGATTTTGAATTgaactaatttataaaaattgagaaccgaactgtttctaaattgattttttaaaattagaactgaaccgaaccggtttatCAGTTTTaaaaactgaactgaactgattttCATTAAAACTAAACCGAATtggtttttatttgaaaaaacttgaaccggattagtttttttataagtaattaggggtaattatgtaaaatttggctTATACgaacaaaaaaactaagttaaaccagtttggTTCGGTTTAAAGTAATAAATCAGttcatcaatttataaaataattcagttcggtttttaaactaaaaatttattcggttcaattttttcaaactgaaaaccatttcagttcaattttcaaaaagttCTAGTTCGTAACCGAACTTTGTTCATCCCTAACCATAATATCTTTATATTGGCATCATAAATCAAACTCACATCTTTAAATAGTATAAGTCAACTATTTATCAACTAAATCGAATTATATTACTATATTGACATTTTTCCGTATCTCTTTTTGGTTAAATAAGTATAcgaaaaatgtaaatataatatCTTTATAAGTGTTCAATAAGTCTTAAGGTATTCATAACATTACACTAGGACAACATAATTTCACcatcaaatatttcttttagataaaagttaggctaaattacatttgtggtcccttaacttaatttcaggtaacgttttagtcctttatctttttttttttcgacctggtcctttattttaattttaagtgacaatttgatattttatgttttaaaatttcaacaatgatatccttttttatacaaaaattcaaaaaaaaaatcaatcaaaactcataaaattaattatattcttcaatataatacaaatttcatcaaatttgtaacacaaatcttcaaataaactcatattttcatactttatttgatatttttaggaataaatgactaaattgagaaaaaaaaagataaaggactaaaacgttgtctgaaattaagttaagggaccacatatgtaatttagcctaaaagttatttaaaaatgaatgttactttcaaatttcaatacaattttaacttttttttttcaattatactatttataattcatattatgtatacatatttcaaaaacattagtttcactttattttaattcaatgaaaaatacattaatagttaataaatataattttaataaaatgactattatttttta
The genomic region above belongs to Cicer arietinum cultivar CDC Frontier isolate Library 1 chromosome 4, Cicar.CDCFrontier_v2.0, whole genome shotgun sequence and contains:
- the LOC101491982 gene encoding uncharacterized protein; the protein is MASSSSRAKPNNKPSSNFYSYSTSNAPFSSQSPNFASSTTASTFFNKPHAHTNNHHHRSASPTRVNLTTGSVSNFRFSIDHRSISPNRTVPSHVISQKNHHHNHNSIQKKTCMCSPTTHPGSFRCSLHKNSGSNSIHHSDSYPSNRLNMRRSAMKNSLVRIGGVEGEWVKRALTALIRPSSHQQKRRSAFESRPSRLSVMSKADE